The proteins below come from a single Mycolicibacterium sp. TY81 genomic window:
- a CDS encoding TetR/AcrR family transcriptional regulator, whose translation MSYRAVVDIGADLLGGDDAGAERADAARNRARILAAAADVFAARDPRTVTMEHIATAAGVGRGTLYRRYPNTAAIAVALLDEHERDLQRQLISGAPPLGPGAVPAERLSAFYAAMVDLLDRHVDLALGAEVGGARFSTGAYGFWAAHVRALLVQAGVADPDALVDILLAPLAAENFLHQRDRGLSVAQISGALTRLAHAILG comes from the coding sequence GTGAGTTATCGTGCAGTGGTGGACATCGGCGCGGACCTGCTCGGCGGTGACGACGCCGGCGCCGAGCGTGCCGACGCCGCGCGCAACCGCGCCCGGATCCTGGCCGCGGCCGCGGACGTCTTCGCCGCTCGTGACCCCCGCACCGTCACGATGGAACACATCGCCACCGCGGCCGGCGTCGGGCGCGGCACGCTGTACCGGCGCTACCCCAACACCGCGGCCATCGCCGTCGCGCTGCTCGACGAACATGAACGCGACCTGCAGCGCCAACTGATCTCCGGAGCGCCCCCGCTGGGGCCGGGAGCTGTTCCAGCCGAACGGCTTTCGGCGTTCTATGCCGCCATGGTCGACCTGCTCGACCGGCACGTGGATCTCGCGCTCGGCGCCGAGGTCGGCGGCGCCCGCTTCAGCACCGGGGCCTATGGTTTCTGGGCCGCCCACGTGCGCGCCCTGCTGGTGCAGGCCGGCGTCGCCGACCCGGACGCGCTGGTCGACATCCTGCTGGCGCCGTTGGCCGCCGAGAACTTCCTGCATCAACGCGACCGTGGCCTGTCCGTCGCGCAGATCAGTGGCGCGCTGACGCGGCTGGCACACGCGATCCTCGGCTGA
- a CDS encoding FMN-dependent NADH-azoreductase, translating to MTTLLHLDASARNPSISRQVSAAFAQAWRAASPDGTYHYRDVAADPVPFIDAGWTEICDAALAAGVTDLDELAGLARTPAQTAAWAVVEPLLAELRSADVVLIGTPMYNYSIPAALKAWLDQVTFPRMVLAPRRFVVATARGGAYSPGSPKAAFDYQERFLRDFFAGHFAVTETVFINAELANSRVDPTLAQFRTGHDASLTAALSTARALAMEYAK from the coding sequence ATGACCACGCTGCTTCACCTGGATGCCAGCGCCCGCAACCCATCGATCAGTCGGCAGGTCAGCGCCGCGTTCGCGCAGGCCTGGCGTGCGGCTTCGCCCGACGGCACCTACCACTACCGTGACGTGGCAGCCGATCCGGTGCCGTTCATCGACGCCGGCTGGACAGAGATCTGCGATGCGGCACTTGCCGCCGGTGTCACCGACCTCGACGAGCTGGCGGGGCTGGCGCGCACACCCGCCCAAACCGCGGCCTGGGCCGTCGTCGAACCATTGCTGGCCGAACTGCGCTCAGCCGACGTCGTGCTGATCGGCACGCCGATGTACAACTACTCGATTCCGGCCGCCCTCAAAGCCTGGCTGGACCAGGTGACGTTTCCGCGAATGGTGTTGGCACCCCGACGTTTCGTGGTCGCCACCGCACGGGGCGGCGCCTACTCGCCGGGCTCACCCAAGGCGGCCTTCGACTATCAGGAGCGGTTCCTACGCGACTTCTTCGCCGGGCATTTCGCCGTCACCGAAACCGTGTTCATCAACGCCGAACTGGCCAACTCCCGCGTGGATCCCACGCTGGCCCAGTTCCGGACCGGGCACGACGCGTCCCTGACGGCGGCGCTGAGCACCGCGCGCGCGTTGGCCATGGAGTATGCAAAATGA
- a CDS encoding multidrug efflux SMR transporter, with product MNWLILALAGGVEIAWSQSIKPTDGFTRLLPTIVCVLVGALSVYLLSLAMRTLPVGTAYAVFTGIGAVGAIAIGVLVHKDPLNIGRAVALSMIVGGIVLARLTNPE from the coding sequence ATGAACTGGCTGATCCTCGCTTTGGCCGGTGGTGTGGAGATCGCCTGGTCCCAGAGCATCAAACCGACCGACGGGTTCACCCGCCTGCTACCGACGATCGTCTGCGTACTCGTCGGTGCCTTGTCGGTGTACCTGTTGTCGCTGGCGATGCGGACCCTGCCGGTCGGCACCGCCTATGCGGTGTTCACCGGCATCGGCGCCGTCGGGGCCATCGCCATCGGGGTGCTGGTCCACAAGGATCCACTGAACATCGGCCGGGCGGTGGCCTTGTCGATGATCGTCGGCGGAATCGTGTTGGCGCGCTTGACCAATCCCGAATGA